A portion of the Calothrix sp. 336/3 genome contains these proteins:
- a CDS encoding metalloregulator ArsR/SmtB family transcription factor yields the protein MKQMLPVPPEVVQQVAEYFSLLSEPMRLRLLHLLRDDEKCVQELVEATQTSQANVSKHLKVMWQAGILSRRSEGTCAYYRVEDDMIFELCNRVCDRLANRLEQQARNFRVLNTTK from the coding sequence ATGAAACAAATGTTGCCTGTACCGCCAGAAGTCGTGCAACAAGTAGCTGAGTATTTCAGCTTACTCAGTGAACCAATGCGTTTACGACTGTTGCATCTGCTGCGGGATGATGAAAAATGCGTACAAGAGTTGGTAGAGGCAACCCAGACATCTCAAGCCAATGTCTCTAAACACCTCAAGGTAATGTGGCAAGCGGGAATTCTCAGCCGCCGCAGCGAGGGAACCTGTGCCTACTACCGTGTGGAAGACGACATGATTTTTGAGTTATGTAACCGGGTTTGCGATCGCCTAGCTAACAGGCTAGAACAGCAAGCCCGGAATTTTCGTGTTTTGAATACAACTAAGTAG
- a CDS encoding GerMN domain-containing protein encodes MKQEGSNRISSGVIAAIAAAVVAVSGGVAWYAWNSPQNTPGTGIEQPNGTPSIEKSAEIYWLQATDKSFKLVPQAIKVKVAKDDGQQVLAAAFDTLLAGPTEGTNSSTIPQGTKLLGLKVKSDGVHVNLSTEYTSGGGSASMIGRLGQVVYTATATNPTGKVFIEVNGKQLDVLGGEGLELEQPLTRASFDKNYQL; translated from the coding sequence ATGAAACAAGAAGGTTCAAATCGGATTTCGTCTGGTGTGATTGCTGCGATCGCCGCTGCTGTGGTGGCGGTGAGTGGTGGTGTAGCTTGGTATGCTTGGAATTCTCCCCAAAATACGCCGGGAACAGGGATAGAACAACCCAATGGAACCCCATCAATTGAAAAGTCGGCAGAGATTTATTGGTTACAAGCTACGGATAAAAGTTTTAAATTAGTACCCCAGGCAATTAAGGTAAAAGTTGCGAAGGATGATGGGCAGCAGGTGTTAGCTGCCGCCTTTGATACTTTGCTAGCCGGTCCGACGGAAGGAACTAACTCTAGTACTATTCCCCAGGGAACCAAATTATTGGGTTTAAAGGTAAAGAGTGATGGTGTCCATGTGAATCTATCAACCGAGTACACCAGTGGTGGTGGTAGCGCTTCGATGATTGGACGTTTAGGACAGGTAGTTTACACAGCAACAGCAACTAACCCTACAGGTAAGGTATTTATTGAGGTTAATGGCAAACAATTAGATGTTTTGGGTGGAGAAGGATTGGAGTTGGAACAACCTTTAACCAGAGCAAGTTTTGATAAGAATTATCAACTTTAG
- a CDS encoding DUF2993 domain-containing protein, producing MEFLTIFLSSLLGIFTPAGLIVERTAEKAIRSQLTPEGELLVRVDNAPTHGLLQGKVTKLRIAGRSLQLKKQDIRISLLELETDEIVLNLRRFNQKRPQFQQPIQAGVRLVLTPEDVNKFLQSPTFTSRLQKFTSLGSGNNNLQSPGINLQHPKIIFSENNRFEFQGELAQNNQQPLPIKISSGLGIVRGRQLKLIEPVIFVGGQQVPSQFVNLVVKNINQRLDLGHLDAGGLTLRILKLEMQPKALEVAIFIRIEPTSQFWETSDS from the coding sequence ATGGAATTTCTGACAATTTTTCTTTCCAGTTTACTGGGTATTTTCACCCCTGCGGGGCTAATCGTGGAACGTACCGCAGAAAAAGCCATTCGTTCTCAATTGACCCCAGAAGGGGAATTACTAGTACGTGTTGATAATGCTCCTACCCATGGATTATTGCAAGGGAAGGTGACAAAGTTACGGATTGCGGGACGTTCATTGCAATTGAAAAAGCAGGATATTCGGATTTCTCTTTTAGAGTTAGAGACCGATGAAATTGTCTTGAATTTACGTCGTTTTAATCAGAAGCGCCCCCAATTCCAACAACCAATACAGGCAGGTGTACGATTAGTTTTAACCCCAGAAGATGTCAATAAATTTTTGCAATCGCCGACATTTACCTCTAGATTACAAAAATTTACCTCCTTGGGAAGTGGTAATAATAACTTGCAGTCACCTGGTATTAATTTACAGCATCCCAAAATAATTTTTTCTGAGAATAATCGTTTTGAGTTTCAGGGTGAATTGGCACAAAACAATCAACAGCCTTTGCCGATAAAAATATCTTCGGGATTGGGTATAGTTCGTGGTAGACAGTTAAAATTGATTGAGCCTGTCATATTTGTTGGTGGTCAACAGGTTCCGTCACAATTTGTTAACTTAGTTGTTAAAAATATTAACCAAAGATTAGACCTAGGTCATTTAGATGCGGGTGGGCTAACTCTGAGAATTCTGAAATTAGAAATGCAGCCAAAAGCGTTAGAAGTAGCAATTTTTATACGGATTGAACCGACATCTCAATTTTGGGAAACTTCAGATTCTTAG
- a CDS encoding alpha/beta fold hydrolase, which produces MKLNTQIQGAGFPLLCLHGHPGSGASMGVFTSHLQQGYRTIAPDLRGYGKSRFRDDFAMEDHLHDLEALLDQLNIDKFLVLGWSLGGILAMELALRFPERVTGLILVATAARPRGNHPPITWQDNLYTGIAALLNLVKPGWRWNIQTFGRRSLFRYLIQQHHPTAYNYIAQAAVPAYLQTSPAATNALYTAIRAGYNRVPDLKNITCPSLVLCGAQDRHITPEASQETSAHLVNSQYYCYPNTAHLLPWEIPQQLLADIDQWLSENQENTVHSPESQ; this is translated from the coding sequence TTGAAACTCAATACACAAATCCAAGGTGCTGGTTTTCCGCTTCTTTGTTTACATGGTCATCCCGGTTCCGGTGCGAGTATGGGTGTATTTACCAGCCATCTCCAGCAAGGTTATCGGACTATTGCCCCAGATTTGCGCGGATACGGCAAAAGTCGCTTCCGTGATGATTTTGCTATGGAAGACCATTTACATGACTTAGAGGCTCTCCTAGACCAGTTAAATATTGATAAGTTCCTGGTATTGGGATGGTCTTTAGGCGGTATCTTAGCGATGGAACTAGCCCTGCGTTTTCCAGAAAGGGTGACAGGGTTAATCCTGGTTGCTACAGCTGCCAGACCTCGGGGCAATCATCCACCCATCACTTGGCAAGATAATTTATATACAGGGATTGCGGCACTGTTAAATTTAGTTAAGCCGGGATGGCGGTGGAATATTCAGACTTTTGGTCGGCGATCGCTGTTTCGTTACCTGATTCAACAGCACCACCCCACAGCATACAACTACATTGCCCAAGCTGCCGTTCCAGCCTACCTACAAACATCCCCAGCAGCCACCAACGCTCTCTATACAGCCATTCGGGCAGGCTACAACAGAGTGCCTGACTTAAAAAATATTACTTGCCCTAGTTTAGTACTATGCGGTGCCCAAGATAGACACATAACCCCTGAAGCGAGCCAAGAAACATCCGCACATCTGGTTAACAGCCAATACTATTGCTACCCCAACACCGCTCACCTACTTCCCTGGGAAATCCCCCAGCAATTACTAGCAGACATCGATCAATGGTTATCAGAGAACCAGGAAAATACCGTCCACTCCCCGGAAAGTCAATAG
- a CDS encoding DUF1816 domain-containing protein produces MKTIWDNFKELLINASEGLGLVWWVEVVTQNPRCTYYFGPFLSSTEAQAATKGYVEDLETEGAQGIKVEIKRCKPSNLTIADDLGERIDRKVKPAFSGQI; encoded by the coding sequence ATGAAAACCATTTGGGATAATTTTAAGGAATTGTTGATTAATGCCTCTGAGGGCTTAGGTCTGGTTTGGTGGGTAGAAGTTGTAACCCAAAATCCCCGTTGCACCTACTACTTTGGACCATTCCTAAGTTCCACAGAAGCCCAAGCGGCGACTAAAGGTTACGTAGAAGATTTGGAAACGGAAGGAGCGCAGGGCATTAAGGTAGAGATCAAACGTTGTAAGCCAAGCAATCTGACGATTGCTGATGACTTGGGGGAACGGATTGACCGTAAAGTAAAGCCTGCCTTTAGCGGTCAAATATAA
- the rlmB gene encoding 23S rRNA (guanosine(2251)-2'-O)-methyltransferase RlmB, translating into MTNKPKKANSTAENNGGQPLKLKGKRVVTRQIRHPRPGEDKFVAPGSRPSRRPRPPLLVEKPPEEDCDLIYGRHPVLTALENERNLNRIWITARLRYDPRFHSLIARAKENGAIIDEVEPKRLDQITFAANHQGIAAQVSPHEYMDLHELIEQAKKVNDPVIVAADGITDPHNLGAIIRTAEAIGAQGLIIPQRRASGVTSTVMKVAAGALENFPVARVVNLHRALEELKSSGFWIYGTAAEASESVHTVDFNGAIVLVVGAEGEGLSLLTQKCCDFLVSIPLQGKTPSLNASVAAGMTLYEIYRQRWNNTLYLDKLQKKSWKKES; encoded by the coding sequence ATGACAAATAAACCTAAGAAAGCAAACTCTACTGCTGAAAATAATGGTGGGCAACCTTTGAAACTCAAAGGCAAGCGTGTTGTTACTAGACAAATTCGTCACCCCCGTCCAGGAGAGGACAAATTTGTTGCCCCTGGTTCCCGTCCTAGTCGTCGTCCTCGTCCTCCCCTACTAGTGGAGAAACCACCAGAGGAAGATTGTGATCTGATTTATGGTCGCCATCCTGTTTTGACTGCTTTAGAAAATGAGCGGAATCTCAACCGCATTTGGATTACTGCGCGTCTGCGTTACGATCCCCGATTTCATTCTTTAATTGCCCGCGCCAAGGAAAATGGTGCCATCATTGATGAAGTTGAACCAAAGCGTTTGGATCAAATTACCTTTGCCGCAAACCACCAAGGTATAGCAGCTCAAGTCTCTCCCCATGAGTATATGGACTTGCATGAGTTGATTGAGCAAGCCAAAAAGGTGAATGATCCCGTGATTGTTGCTGCGGATGGTATTACCGATCCCCATAATTTGGGGGCAATTATCCGTACTGCTGAAGCGATTGGCGCTCAAGGTCTAATTATCCCCCAACGTCGGGCTTCGGGAGTCACCTCCACAGTGATGAAAGTAGCAGCAGGTGCTTTAGAAAACTTCCCTGTGGCGAGGGTGGTGAATTTACACCGGGCTTTAGAAGAGTTAAAATCTTCAGGCTTCTGGATTTATGGTACTGCCGCCGAAGCTAGCGAAAGCGTACATACGGTTGATTTCAATGGGGCGATCGTTTTGGTCGTTGGTGCAGAAGGTGAAGGTTTAAGTTTGTTGACACAAAAATGTTGTGATTTTTTGGTGTCAATTCCGCTACAAGGGAAGACGCCGAGCCTGAATGCCTCTGTAGCTGCGGGTATGACCCTCTATGAAATTTATCGCCAGCGTTGGAATAACACGTTGTATTTGGATAAATTACAAAAAAAATCTTGGAAAAAAGAATCGTAA
- a CDS encoding Mini-ribonuclease 3: MESKEEKQLQSQDEPINMESSWCNMAGVTLELLSPTVSSLSQVRQLSPPALAYLGDAVYELYVRAFYLLPPQRSDAYHRLVVAQVRAEAQAELLRSLTPHLKDTELEVVRRGRNAATGRPKRVNPQTYQQATGLETLIGYLYLTDFQRLMELLQKLQLQK, encoded by the coding sequence GTGGAATCAAAGGAGGAAAAACAATTACAGTCTCAGGATGAACCAATAAACATGGAGTCGTCTTGGTGTAATATGGCGGGCGTAACTCTTGAGCTATTGTCGCCAACAGTTTCTTCTCTTAGTCAAGTACGGCAGCTATCTCCTCCAGCTTTGGCATATTTAGGGGATGCAGTATATGAACTGTACGTGAGGGCGTTCTATCTCCTGCCACCACAGCGTTCGGATGCTTATCACCGTTTAGTGGTAGCACAAGTCAGAGCAGAGGCACAAGCAGAACTATTGCGATCGCTGACTCCTCACCTCAAAGATACCGAATTAGAAGTTGTTCGTCGGGGTCGTAATGCTGCTACAGGTCGTCCAAAGCGGGTTAATCCCCAAACATATCAGCAAGCAACAGGTTTAGAAACCTTAATTGGTTATCTATATTTAACTGATTTCCAGCGTTTGATGGAATTACTGCAAAAACTTCAACTGCAAAAATAG
- a CDS encoding STAS domain-containing protein: MIAEPLNLTVSLRGTREVRDNCQLFRLTGLLDAFSEPTFRKVLGNKIDEGPKNIILDLSQIDFVDSSGLGALVQLAKQAQTASGTLQIVTNARVTQTVKLVRLEKFLALQTSVDAALENLNQS, encoded by the coding sequence ATTATTGCTGAACCACTGAATCTCACCGTAAGCCTGCGGGGTACTCGTGAAGTCCGGGATAACTGTCAGCTGTTCCGCCTCACAGGTTTATTAGACGCTTTTTCTGAGCCGACATTTCGCAAGGTACTAGGCAACAAAATTGATGAAGGTCCCAAAAATATTATTTTGGATCTTTCCCAAATTGACTTTGTTGACAGTTCTGGTTTGGGAGCTTTGGTACAGCTTGCCAAACAGGCGCAAACTGCCAGTGGTACTTTGCAAATTGTCACCAATGCTCGCGTCACCCAAACGGTCAAGCTTGTACGCTTAGAGAAATTCCTTGCCCTGCAAACATCAGTTGATGCGGCTTTGGAAAATCTCAACCAATCCTAA
- the carA gene encoding glutamine-hydrolyzing carbamoyl-phosphate synthase small subunit, giving the protein MPLSDAIPALLVLADGTAYRGWSFGATGTAIGEVVFNTGMTGYQEVLTDPSYCGQIVIFTYPELGNTGVNPEDEESERPQVRGAIARNICPRPSNWRSTQSLPDYLKQYQIPGIYGIDTRALTRKIRTHGAMNGGISTDILDEAELLEKVLAAPNMQGLNLVQEVTTSTVYEWSDPTPANWQYGSPAIADNQETLTVVALDFGVKRNILRRLASYGCRVIVVPADTSAAEILQHNPDGIFLSNGPGDPAAVTEGIETTKNLLQSQKPMFGICMGHQILGQALGATTFKLKFGHRGLNQPAGLQQKVEITSQNHSFAINPDSLPNNHVEISHLNLNDLTIAGVSHKTLPVFSVQYHPEASPGPHDADYLFAKFVQAMQTAKQATSATVR; this is encoded by the coding sequence ATGCCCCTGTCTGACGCAATACCTGCTTTGCTTGTCCTCGCAGATGGAACCGCCTATCGAGGTTGGTCTTTTGGTGCTACTGGCACAGCGATCGGAGAAGTGGTGTTTAACACTGGCATGACTGGATATCAAGAAGTACTCACCGATCCTAGCTACTGCGGTCAGATCGTCATTTTTACTTATCCAGAATTAGGTAATACCGGTGTTAACCCCGAAGATGAAGAATCTGAACGTCCACAGGTGCGAGGGGCGATCGCTCGCAATATTTGTCCCCGTCCCAGTAACTGGCGTTCTACCCAATCTTTACCAGACTACCTCAAACAATACCAAATCCCCGGCATTTACGGCATCGATACCCGCGCCCTGACTCGGAAAATTCGTACCCATGGAGCTATGAATGGAGGGATTTCCACGGACATTCTCGACGAAGCAGAATTACTGGAAAAAGTCCTCGCAGCGCCCAATATGCAAGGTTTAAACCTCGTCCAAGAAGTCACCACTTCTACAGTTTATGAATGGTCTGACCCCACTCCGGCAAATTGGCAATATGGTTCCCCGGCGATCGCTGACAATCAAGAAACCCTCACCGTTGTGGCTCTAGATTTCGGCGTGAAACGAAACATTCTCCGCCGTCTGGCTAGTTATGGCTGTCGCGTAATTGTCGTACCTGCCGATACCTCGGCGGCGGAAATTCTCCAGCATAACCCCGATGGCATTTTCCTTTCCAACGGACCAGGAGACCCCGCAGCAGTCACAGAAGGGATTGAAACCACGAAAAACCTCCTGCAAAGCCAAAAACCTATGTTTGGTATTTGTATGGGACACCAAATTCTGGGACAAGCCCTAGGTGCAACTACTTTTAAACTGAAATTTGGTCATCGCGGTTTAAATCAACCCGCAGGTTTACAGCAAAAAGTAGAAATCACGAGTCAAAATCATAGCTTTGCGATTAACCCTGACTCTTTACCTAACAATCATGTGGAAATCAGTCATCTGAATTTAAACGACTTAACCATTGCCGGAGTCAGTCACAAAACTCTGCCAGTCTTCTCCGTACAATACCACCCAGAAGCATCTCCTGGTCCCCATGATGCAGATTATCTATTTGCCAAGTTTGTCCAAGCAATGCAAACAGCAAAACAAGCCACATCTGCCACAGTCAGGTAA
- a CDS encoding TIGR02281 family clan AA aspartic protease, which translates to MHQSYLPRITLIFLVFISTVLTSACHSRQNVRTTVTPQPEPPAPSAAVENSVSQSPHIQGEDSVSLAAYESALDKAAGAFSISQSAQSTGDWNLVASQYREAIAIMQQVKKLSPYFVSAQTKISEYHKQMRYAQKQSVIRTSAITQPENRRMAVTVPQGAISEAAKTQPSPKILPDSRPQTQTSITVPTATPSVTQQQQVFAVPTKRRTEPGVIVAPIKRRVGGTPIIEVTFNGNQSFEMIVDTGASGTVITQAMANALNVVTVGKAKANTASAKAVEFPIAYVDTIAVGGLTVRRVAVAIAGVELETGLLGHDFFGEYEITIKRDSVEFRPPSYSQANPVETGLIPPTSSKLPPSEESP; encoded by the coding sequence ATGCATCAGTCTTATTTACCCCGGATAACACTTATTTTTTTGGTGTTCATCTCGACTGTTTTGACTTCTGCCTGCCATTCGAGGCAAAATGTCCGGACTACTGTAACACCTCAACCTGAGCCACCTGCACCTAGTGCTGCTGTCGAAAATTCAGTTTCCCAAAGTCCCCACATTCAGGGGGAGGACTCTGTCAGTTTAGCCGCCTATGAATCGGCGTTGGATAAAGCTGCTGGGGCTTTTAGTATCAGTCAGTCTGCCCAATCTACTGGGGATTGGAATTTAGTCGCTAGCCAGTATCGAGAGGCGATCGCGATTATGCAGCAAGTCAAAAAGCTGAGTCCCTACTTTGTTAGCGCCCAAACTAAAATCTCTGAGTATCACAAACAAATGCGATACGCACAAAAGCAGTCAGTGATACGTACGTCGGCAATCACTCAACCTGAGAATAGAAGAATGGCGGTGACAGTTCCCCAGGGGGCAATTTCTGAGGCGGCAAAAACTCAGCCATCCCCCAAAATCCTCCCTGACTCCCGTCCTCAAACTCAAACTTCCATTACCGTACCCACGGCGACACCCAGTGTGACACAACAACAACAGGTATTTGCCGTACCGACAAAACGCCGAACTGAACCAGGGGTGATTGTGGCTCCGATTAAACGTCGGGTAGGCGGTACACCGATTATTGAAGTAACTTTTAATGGCAATCAAAGTTTTGAGATGATTGTCGATACTGGGGCGAGTGGCACTGTGATTACCCAAGCCATGGCAAATGCTTTAAATGTGGTGACTGTAGGTAAAGCCAAGGCAAATACAGCTAGCGCTAAGGCAGTTGAGTTTCCCATTGCCTATGTCGATACGATTGCGGTGGGTGGTTTAACCGTGCGTCGAGTGGCAGTGGCGATCGCCGGAGTAGAATTAGAAACCGGACTCCTAGGACATGACTTTTTTGGGGAGTACGAAATTACCATTAAACGTGATTCTGTAGAATTCCGTCCCCCCTCCTATTCCCAAGCTAACCCTGTAGAAACTGGACTAATTCCTCCAACTTCCTCCAAGCTGCCCCCGTCTGAAGAGTCTCCCTAG
- the trpD gene encoding anthranilate phosphoribosyltransferase: MSQLPISPSQPTGNWSALLQQLLDKQSLSRNQAAELMEGWLSEAIPPELSGAILTAIQCQGVSPEELAGMAEVLQSQSLGETTTQIPTPLVDTCGTGGDGASTFNISTAVAFVTAACGVPVAKHGNRSASSRVGSADVLEALGINLTAPSERVQAAVKEVGITFLFAPGWHPALKSVAGIRKTLKVRTVFNLLGPLVNPLHPTGQVIGVFNPQLLATIATSLQYLGTAKAIVLHGRERLDEAGLGDITDLAVLADGKVQQTTLNPQELDLTPAPLIALQGGDVSENAEILRNVLQGKGTKAQEDVVALNAALALQVGEAVPLLDHAQGIKLARETLQTGAAWRKLEELVQFLQG; the protein is encoded by the coding sequence ATGAGCCAATTGCCGATTTCCCCTTCCCAACCTACTGGAAACTGGTCTGCCCTACTGCAACAATTACTAGATAAACAATCCCTATCTCGTAATCAAGCTGCTGAATTGATGGAAGGATGGCTGAGTGAAGCAATTCCTCCCGAACTATCAGGAGCGATTTTAACTGCAATTCAGTGCCAAGGCGTATCCCCAGAAGAATTAGCCGGAATGGCAGAGGTTTTACAATCCCAGTCCCTAGGAGAAACCACAACTCAAATTCCCACTCCCCTCGTCGATACCTGTGGTACTGGTGGTGATGGAGCTTCAACTTTTAATATTTCCACCGCAGTTGCGTTTGTAACTGCTGCTTGCGGTGTTCCCGTAGCCAAGCATGGCAATCGTTCCGCTTCTAGTCGTGTGGGGAGTGCGGATGTTTTAGAAGCCCTAGGTATCAATTTGACAGCTCCTAGTGAGCGAGTACAAGCCGCAGTCAAAGAAGTAGGGATTACCTTTCTCTTCGCTCCTGGATGGCATCCAGCCCTGAAATCTGTAGCCGGAATTCGCAAAACACTGAAAGTCAGAACTGTATTTAATTTACTTGGTCCCCTCGTGAATCCTCTCCACCCCACGGGGCAAGTTATTGGGGTCTTTAATCCTCAGTTGCTGGCAACTATTGCTACATCTCTGCAATACTTGGGAACGGCAAAGGCAATTGTATTGCATGGTAGGGAAAGGCTGGATGAAGCGGGACTGGGTGATATTACGGATTTAGCAGTATTAGCAGATGGCAAAGTCCAGCAAACTACTCTCAATCCCCAGGAATTAGATTTAACTCCGGCTCCACTGATAGCTTTACAAGGTGGAGATGTGTCAGAAAATGCAGAAATTCTCCGAAATGTCTTGCAGGGCAAGGGAACAAAAGCCCAGGAAGATGTTGTGGCATTAAATGCCGCTTTAGCTTTACAAGTAGGTGAGGCAGTTCCTTTATTGGATCATGCCCAGGGCATAAAACTGGCTAGGGAGACTCTTCAGACGGGGGCAGCTTGGAGGAAGTTGGAGGAATTAGTCCAGTTTCTACAGGGTTAG
- a CDS encoding DUF502 domain-containing protein codes for MAIARWKQDLKNDLIAGLLVVIPLATTIWLTITIANWVIDFLTRVPKQLNPFDGLHPLLVNLLNLLVGLTVPLLSILIIGLMARNIAGRWLLDFGERSLAAIPLAGQVYKTLKQLLETILKDSNGKFRRVVLVEYPRRGMWAIAFVTGTMSDDIQSRISTPVISIFIPTTPNPTTGWYAVIPENEVINLSMSIEDAFKIVVSGGIVSPTNPLTPLTIPQPHHQLDVSSLPIE; via the coding sequence TTGGCGATCGCACGGTGGAAACAGGATTTAAAAAACGACCTGATTGCAGGTTTACTAGTGGTAATTCCACTGGCAACCACAATTTGGTTAACAATCACTATTGCCAATTGGGTAATTGATTTTCTCACACGAGTTCCCAAACAGTTGAATCCTTTTGATGGACTACATCCGTTACTGGTGAACTTGTTGAACCTCTTGGTGGGATTGACTGTACCACTATTGAGTATTCTAATTATTGGTTTAATGGCAAGGAATATTGCCGGACGTTGGTTACTAGATTTTGGTGAACGTTCCTTAGCAGCAATTCCCCTAGCCGGACAAGTATACAAAACTCTCAAACAACTTTTAGAAACCATACTCAAAGATAGTAATGGTAAGTTCCGTCGAGTCGTGCTAGTCGAATACCCCCGTCGAGGAATGTGGGCGATCGCCTTTGTGACTGGAACCATGAGCGATGATATTCAATCACGCATCTCCACACCTGTAATCAGCATCTTCATTCCTACCACCCCCAATCCCACCACTGGTTGGTATGCAGTCATCCCAGAAAATGAAGTCATAAATTTATCCATGTCCATCGAAGACGCATTTAAAATTGTTGTCTCCGGGGGTATTGTCTCCCCTACTAACCCTTTAACCCCCCTTACCATACCTCAGCCACATCATCAATTAGATGTTTCTTCTTTACCCATAGAATAG
- a CDS encoding glycosyltransferase family 9 protein has product MRVVALVPGGIGDQILFFPTLDDLKRNYPDAQIDVVTEPRSKPAYKLSKSVNEVLTFDFQDRNSLADWGNLVGSLRDREYDAVIVLGQSWSLGLVLWLTGIPTRIGYQGSISKFLTQSFPQKTQQYFAASYHDLLQGFGIKSPCPELAVNVPKPDIDWADKEQLKLGVKETGYVLLHPGFCHGAGKAGRERIYPSASWVEIIKDIQEKQPDIPLVVVQSADDGEFVRPLKDAVPTIKVTFPSDLGKLAAMIAGANLMLCTDHAPMHLSVAVQTYTIALFGDGEPKQLLPQSDRFVGVKSSTGKITDIPAKTVLTKIWGG; this is encoded by the coding sequence ATGCGAGTAGTAGCCCTTGTCCCTGGTGGAATTGGCGACCAAATTTTATTTTTCCCCACTTTAGATGACCTGAAGCGAAATTATCCCGACGCTCAGATTGATGTGGTGACTGAACCGCGTTCCAAACCTGCTTACAAACTGAGTAAGTCTGTGAATGAGGTCTTAACCTTTGATTTTCAAGACCGTAACAGTTTAGCTGATTGGGGTAACTTGGTCGGTTCCCTGCGCGATCGCGAGTATGATGCAGTTATTGTCTTAGGACAAAGTTGGTCATTAGGTCTTGTACTGTGGTTGACGGGGATTCCCACTCGTATCGGTTATCAAGGTAGTATTTCCAAGTTTCTGACTCAATCGTTCCCCCAGAAAACACAGCAGTATTTCGCTGCTAGCTACCATGATCTACTTCAAGGTTTTGGGATTAAGTCACCCTGTCCAGAATTAGCGGTGAATGTTCCCAAACCTGATATTGATTGGGCAGATAAGGAACAATTGAAATTAGGAGTCAAGGAAACTGGATATGTTTTGCTCCATCCTGGTTTTTGCCATGGAGCGGGAAAAGCTGGTAGAGAGAGAATTTATCCCTCTGCTAGCTGGGTGGAAATTATCAAGGATATTCAAGAGAAACAACCAGACATTCCCCTCGTCGTTGTGCAATCTGCTGATGATGGAGAATTTGTCCGTCCTCTCAAGGATGCTGTTCCAACTATCAAGGTGACTTTTCCCAGTGACTTGGGTAAGCTAGCTGCGATGATTGCTGGGGCAAATTTAATGCTCTGTACAGATCATGCGCCCATGCATCTCAGTGTTGCTGTACAAACCTATACAATTGCCCTATTTGGTGATGGAGAGCCAAAACAACTTTTGCCCCAGAGCGATCGCTT